In a genomic window of Gloeocapsopsis dulcis:
- a CDS encoding helix-turn-helix domain-containing protein has product MPSENPLVLDQEEKVLQLFPRPPLLTSLQAGWNGIVLGYMCQPAYEVPEMYSPRWHSIAIFTHGNYAIHANRKLGERFHRDAVFGGDIVIAPANVSTQASWDAEGDFILIALEKNTFADAVDRNSSGVDIIPHFATPDPLIFQIGSALQKVLASESQGSRLYAETMANALSVHLLQHYSTRKPLLREYAGGLSRHQLQQVIDYINDYLDRDLGLAELAAVVQMSPHYFCHLFKQATGLSPHQYVIRCRVERAKALLLQGEAIADVAYKVGFANQSHLNRHFKRLIGVTPKQLQK; this is encoded by the coding sequence ATGCCTAGCGAGAACCCGTTAGTTCTTGACCAAGAAGAGAAAGTTTTACAACTTTTTCCACGTCCACCACTTCTTACAAGTTTGCAAGCGGGCTGGAATGGGATTGTGCTGGGTTATATGTGTCAGCCAGCGTACGAAGTTCCTGAGATGTACAGCCCGCGTTGGCACTCGATCGCAATTTTCACGCACGGTAATTATGCTATTCATGCAAATCGTAAATTAGGTGAACGCTTTCATCGAGACGCGGTATTTGGAGGAGATATCGTTATTGCTCCCGCCAATGTTTCAACTCAGGCAAGTTGGGATGCTGAAGGGGACTTCATTCTTATTGCATTGGAAAAAAACACGTTTGCCGATGCTGTTGATAGGAATTCGTCAGGCGTAGATATTATACCACATTTTGCGACACCCGATCCACTCATTTTCCAAATTGGGTCAGCACTTCAAAAAGTTCTTGCCAGTGAAAGTCAAGGAAGTCGCCTCTACGCGGAGACAATGGCAAATGCCTTAAGCGTTCATCTATTGCAGCACTACTCAACACGAAAACCGCTTCTACGAGAATACGCAGGCGGTTTATCAAGGCATCAGTTGCAGCAAGTGATTGATTATATTAACGACTATTTAGACCGAGATTTAGGCTTAGCCGAACTCGCAGCAGTAGTTCAGATGAGTCCGCATTATTTCTGTCACTTATTTAAACAAGCAACGGGCTTATCTCCGCATCAGTACGTGATTCGCTGTAGAGTGGAACGTGCGAAGGCTTTACTTCTGCAAGGTGAGGCGATCGCAGATGTTGCCTACAAAGTTGGTTTTGCTAACCAAAGCCATCTTAATCGTCATTTCAAACGTCTAATAGGCGTGACTCCCAAACAATTGCAAAAATAG
- a CDS encoding NAD(P)H-quinone oxidoreductase subunit H: MSYVKRIETRTEPMVLNMGPHHPSMHGCFRLIVTLDGEDVVDCEPVIGYLHRGMEKIAENRTNIMYVPYVSRWDYAEGMFNEAVTVNAPEKLADIPVPKRASYIRVIMLELNRIANHLLWLGPFMLEMGAGTPIFYIFREREMIYDLWEAATGYRMVNNNYFRIGGVAVDLPYGWVDKCFDFCDYFEPKVDEYERLITDNPIFRRRVEGVGTISREEAINWGLSGPMLRASGVKWDLRKVDHYECYDDLDWDVHWESAGDCFARYLVRIREMRESLKILRQALKGLPGGSYENLEAKRLAEGKKAEWNGFDYQYISKKVAPTIKIPKGEHYVRIESGKGELGIYIMGDDNVFPWRWKIRSADFNNLQILPHLLRGVKVADIVVILGSVDIIMGSVDR, translated from the coding sequence ATGTCTTACGTTAAACGAATTGAAACGAGAACGGAACCTATGGTGCTGAACATGGGTCCACATCATCCTTCTATGCATGGGTGTTTTAGGTTAATTGTTACTCTCGATGGCGAAGACGTGGTAGATTGCGAGCCAGTCATTGGCTACCTGCACCGTGGAATGGAAAAAATCGCGGAAAACCGCACTAACATCATGTATGTCCCTTATGTCAGCCGCTGGGACTACGCCGAAGGGATGTTTAATGAAGCTGTTACTGTTAACGCACCGGAGAAATTAGCTGATATTCCTGTCCCCAAACGTGCCAGCTACATCCGCGTCATCATGCTGGAGTTAAATAGAATTGCTAATCACTTGCTGTGGTTGGGACCATTTATGTTAGAGATGGGTGCTGGAACTCCTATTTTCTATATCTTCCGAGAAAGGGAGATGATTTATGACCTATGGGAAGCTGCCACAGGTTATCGCATGGTGAATAATAACTACTTCCGCATTGGTGGAGTGGCGGTTGATTTACCTTATGGCTGGGTGGATAAGTGCTTTGACTTTTGTGATTATTTTGAGCCGAAAGTTGATGAGTACGAACGCTTAATCACCGATAACCCCATTTTCCGCCGCCGTGTGGAAGGTGTCGGAACAATTTCACGTGAAGAAGCAATTAACTGGGGACTATCAGGTCCAATGTTACGGGCAAGTGGCGTCAAGTGGGACTTACGCAAAGTAGACCACTACGAATGCTATGACGACTTAGATTGGGACGTACACTGGGAAAGTGCTGGAGATTGCTTCGCGCGATACTTAGTCCGTATTCGCGAAATGCGTGAATCCTTGAAAATTCTCCGCCAAGCGCTGAAAGGATTGCCAGGTGGTTCGTATGAAAACTTGGAAGCCAAGCGTTTAGCTGAAGGCAAGAAAGCTGAGTGGAATGGTTTTGACTACCAGTACATTAGTAAGAAAGTTGCACCAACAATCAAGATTCCTAAAGGCGAACACTATGTTCGGATTGAAAGTGGTAAAGGTGAATTAGGCATCTACATTATGGGTGATGATAATGTCTTCCCGTGGCGGTGGAAGATTCGTTCGGCGGATTTCAACAACTTGCAAATTTTGCCGCACTTACTGCGAGGTGTCAAGGTAGCGGATATTGTTGTTATTCTCGGCAGTGTAGATATTATTATGGGTTCGGTGGATCGGTAG
- a CDS encoding FAD-dependent oxidoreductase, protein MYPELSSNQGSHAVVIGGSIAGLVSGRVLTKHFDRVTIIERDRLPDEPIPRKGVPQSHHNHVLLMRGAMILEELFPGLHTELYAAGASQIDMAKDVAWLNPAGWSIRFTSGVMLLASSRSLLEWGVRQRLRQCPQVCFITESEVTSLLANSDKSAITGVQVRLRNQSDPKSVSDQQVYADLVVDASGRISKTPQWLTALGYEPPQETIVNSHVGYASRIYQPPANFSSDWQALYLQAAPPNVTRGGLMLPIEGNRWLVSLGGGDKDYPPTDETGFLEFVRTLRSSILYDAIKDAKPLSPIFSYRATENRRRHCEKLHRMPEGLIVTGDAACTFNPVYGQGMTIAAIAAETLDQCLKQGLSGLSKRFQTQLAQVNAVPWTLATSEDYRYRGTEGKPATQKTKLMHWYMNRVMLLSTKNIGVRSQLLQVMHMLKTPNALFHPKIVALVFKEALQSTLHQKALAPKAT, encoded by the coding sequence ATGTATCCTGAATTATCATCGAATCAAGGTAGCCATGCAGTTGTGATTGGTGGTAGTATCGCTGGGCTGGTGAGTGGTCGAGTTTTAACGAAGCATTTTGATCGAGTCACAATTATTGAACGCGATCGCCTTCCTGATGAACCCATACCGCGCAAGGGCGTTCCGCAATCGCATCACAACCATGTGTTACTAATGCGTGGGGCGATGATTTTAGAAGAACTTTTTCCAGGCTTGCATACAGAATTATATGCTGCGGGCGCATCACAGATTGACATGGCAAAAGATGTTGCTTGGCTAAATCCGGCGGGGTGGAGTATTCGCTTTACTTCTGGCGTGATGTTGTTAGCTAGCAGCCGCAGTTTATTGGAATGGGGTGTCCGTCAACGGTTGAGGCAATGTCCCCAGGTATGCTTCATTACCGAATCTGAAGTGACGAGTTTACTTGCTAATTCTGACAAAAGTGCGATTACTGGTGTTCAAGTACGTTTGCGTAATCAATCAGATCCCAAAAGCGTGAGCGATCAACAAGTCTATGCCGATCTTGTCGTTGATGCAAGTGGGCGAATCTCTAAAACTCCACAGTGGTTGACAGCACTCGGTTACGAACCGCCGCAAGAAACCATTGTGAATTCTCACGTTGGCTACGCAAGTCGCATTTATCAACCTCCTGCGAACTTCTCAAGCGATTGGCAGGCTTTGTACTTGCAAGCCGCACCACCAAACGTGACGCGCGGGGGGTTAATGTTACCCATTGAAGGCAATCGCTGGCTTGTTTCTCTAGGCGGAGGTGATAAAGACTATCCACCCACAGACGAGACGGGTTTTCTTGAATTTGTACGTACGCTGCGTAGTTCGATACTTTATGACGCGATCAAAGATGCTAAACCTCTCTCACCGATATTTAGCTACCGCGCTACTGAAAACCGCCGCCGTCACTGCGAAAAACTTCACCGCATGCCAGAAGGTTTAATTGTCACTGGTGATGCGGCGTGTACGTTTAATCCCGTATATGGACAAGGAATGACAATAGCGGCGATCGCGGCTGAAACTTTAGATCAGTGTCTCAAACAAGGTCTTTCTGGCTTAAGTAAACGTTTTCAAACTCAATTAGCTCAAGTTAACGCAGTTCCTTGGACACTCGCAACGAGTGAAGATTACCGTTATCGCGGTACAGAAGGTAAGCCAGCTACTCAGAAAACTAAGCTAATGCATTGGTATATGAATCGGGTAATGCTGTTATCTACCAAAAATATCGGCGTGCGATCGCAGTTACTCCAAGTCATGCATATGCTAAAAACACCAAATGCCTTATTTCATCCCAAGATTGTTGCTTTAGTTTTTAAAGAAGCGCTGCAATCCACTTTACATCAGAAGGCACTAGCACCCAAGGCAACATAA
- a CDS encoding protein adenylyltransferase SelO, translated as MSLANSSNPFLALNYEPALESLGNDYFDQVVAAEFPTHILRFRNDALIPLLKLDPQAVTDDHFIEAFGKFQGREPLLALRYHGYQFGQYNPYLGDGRGFLYGQVRGTDGELYDFGTKGSGTTPYSRSADGRLTLKGGVREVLAAEALHQMGVRTSRCFSLIETGEALWRGDEPSPTRSSVMIRFSRSHIRFGTFERLYYIERPDLIQKLLDHVIKYYYPTIWGKAEQYALFYAELVKRVAELTAQWMAAGFCHGVLNTDNMSITGESFDYGPYAFIPSYDPLFTAAYFDYYRRYCYGRQPSVCKLNLELLQEPLQAVIPPEDMEVSLSMFDEHYHVEYNKLMLQKLGFSQLPVTEGELVQTTIQLLQETQVGYHDFFSKLTHYFSNQWRENTDLILHEIDILPWDSSSELLEKWRNLYHKYLTQVPQSEVANVAKQLQQSNPQVALLRPVIESVWEPITQEDNWQPFYDLLTSLREN; from the coding sequence ATGAGCCTCGCTAATTCGAGTAACCCCTTTCTCGCACTCAACTACGAACCTGCCCTAGAATCTTTGGGTAATGATTACTTCGATCAAGTTGTCGCAGCGGAATTTCCTACACATATTCTCCGCTTTCGCAATGATGCGCTAATACCACTATTAAAGCTCGATCCGCAAGCGGTTACGGACGATCACTTTATCGAAGCTTTTGGCAAGTTCCAAGGACGCGAACCATTGTTAGCCCTACGCTACCACGGCTACCAGTTTGGTCAATATAACCCGTATTTAGGAGATGGTAGAGGTTTTCTCTACGGACAAGTACGCGGTACTGATGGCGAACTTTATGACTTCGGCACAAAAGGTTCAGGGACAACACCTTACTCGCGCAGTGCAGATGGTAGATTAACGCTTAAAGGTGGAGTGCGCGAAGTTTTAGCCGCCGAAGCTTTGCATCAAATGGGTGTGCGCACCAGTCGCTGTTTTAGCCTGATTGAAACTGGAGAAGCATTATGGCGAGGCGATGAACCTTCTCCGACGCGATCATCTGTCATGATCCGTTTTAGCCGATCGCACATTCGCTTTGGAACTTTTGAACGCTTATACTACATCGAACGTCCAGATTTAATTCAAAAATTACTCGACCACGTAATCAAATACTACTATCCCACAATTTGGGGTAAAGCCGAGCAATACGCATTATTCTATGCAGAACTTGTCAAACGTGTCGCAGAACTCACAGCCCAGTGGATGGCTGCAGGCTTCTGTCATGGAGTGCTAAACACCGATAATATGTCAATCACGGGTGAAAGTTTTGACTATGGTCCCTATGCCTTTATTCCCTCATACGATCCATTATTTACTGCCGCGTATTTTGATTACTATCGTCGCTATTGTTACGGCAGACAACCCAGTGTTTGTAAATTAAATTTAGAACTTCTGCAAGAACCCTTACAGGCTGTCATTCCTCCTGAAGATATGGAGGTAAGTTTGTCAATGTTTGACGAGCATTACCATGTGGAATACAACAAATTAATGTTGCAGAAATTAGGCTTTTCTCAGCTACCTGTTACTGAAGGAGAACTTGTACAAACAACAATTCAACTGTTACAAGAGACACAAGTAGGCTATCACGACTTTTTTAGTAAACTAACACACTACTTTTCAAACCAATGGCGAGAAAATACCGATTTGATTTTGCATGAAATAGATATTCTCCCTTGGGACAGCTCCTCTGAACTACTAGAAAAGTGGCGAAACTTATACCATAAATACTTGACACAAGTTCCTCAATCTGAAGTAGCAAATGTAGCAAAACAACTTCAGCAAAGTAATCCTCAAGTTGCCTTACTTCGACCAGTCATCGAATCAGTTTGGGAACCAATTACCCAAGAAGACAACTGGCAACCATTTTACGATCTGCTAACCTCACTTCGAGAAAATTGA
- a CDS encoding Calvin cycle protein CP12, translating to MVYVTKELTATVSTPHVESKKSLETSFQAALEHARRLTQMYGIDTPEVAVAWDTVEELITAIAAKDRQRETPTSAFAKYCALYPEAPECRLYDV from the coding sequence ATGGTTTACGTTACTAAAGAATTGACCGCAACCGTTTCCACTCCTCACGTTGAAAGCAAAAAATCTTTAGAGACATCCTTTCAAGCAGCGTTGGAACACGCGCGTCGCCTTACCCAAATGTATGGCATTGACACTCCTGAGGTCGCTGTAGCTTGGGATACAGTTGAAGAATTAATTACTGCGATCGCAGCTAAAGATCGTCAGCGAGAAACTCCCACATCGGCGTTTGCAAAATACTGCGCCTTATATCCAGAAGCACCCGAATGCCGCCTCTACGATGTTTAA